A genome region from Paracoccus stylophorae includes the following:
- a CDS encoding GNAT family N-acetyltransferase: MQPFRKGRYRARIAATEEDVRAAQRLRWLCFYGGHDDTGTRIDADSLDADCRHVLIEDEASGRLVCCFRFLPLAAGSQIVRSYSAQFYNLSALSRFDGKMVEMGRFCVLPGARDPDIIRTAWAAMTRYVEQEGVEMLFGCSSFAGTDPSAHEEAFAILKERHLAPRRWWPRVKAPRVVRFARARRISAPDPRRAMAAMPPLLRSYLAMGGWVSDHAVVDPALQTMHVFTGVEIRAIPPTRRRLLRDAAS, encoded by the coding sequence ATGCAGCCATTTCGCAAGGGCCGGTATCGGGCAAGGATTGCCGCGACCGAAGAGGATGTCCGGGCCGCGCAACGCCTGCGCTGGCTGTGTTTTTACGGCGGGCATGACGACACCGGCACCCGGATCGACGCCGATTCGCTGGACGCCGATTGCCGCCATGTGCTGATCGAGGATGAGGCGAGCGGGCGGCTGGTCTGCTGTTTCCGGTTCCTGCCGCTGGCGGCCGGGTCGCAGATCGTGCGCAGCTATTCGGCGCAGTTCTACAATCTCAGCGCGCTGTCGCGATTCGACGGCAAGATGGTCGAGATGGGGCGGTTCTGCGTCCTTCCGGGCGCGCGCGATCCCGACATCATCCGCACCGCCTGGGCGGCGATGACGCGATATGTCGAACAGGAGGGGGTCGAGATGCTGTTCGGCTGTTCCAGCTTTGCCGGCACCGACCCGAGCGCGCATGAAGAGGCGTTCGCGATCCTGAAGGAACGGCACCTTGCGCCGCGCCGCTGGTGGCCGCGCGTCAAGGCGCCGCGCGTGGTCCGCTTTGCCCGCGCGCGGCGCATCTCGGCGCCCGATCCACGGCGCGCGATGGCCGCGATGCCGCCCCTGCTGCGCAGCTATCTGGCGATGGGGGGCTGGGTCAGCGACCATGCGGTGGTCGATCCGGCCTTGCAGACGATGCATGTGTTCACCGGGGTCGAGATCCGCGCCATCCCGCCCACACGGCGCCGCCTGCTGCGCGACGCCGCGTCCTAG
- a CDS encoding DNA polymerase III subunit chi, translating to MGNVLFYHLTRSPAEQLLPVLIGKSLAAGWRVELRGADPDRMDWLDRQLWQGDGFLPHGLAGGPHDARQPVLLTLQGQEAANAPSCLMALHGVEVAAPEALRLDRVCILFDGGDSTAVARAREQWKALTAAGATAQYWSEEGGSWQRKR from the coding sequence ATGGGCAATGTCCTCTTCTACCACCTGACCCGTTCGCCCGCCGAACAGCTTCTGCCGGTCCTGATCGGCAAGTCGCTGGCCGCGGGCTGGCGGGTCGAACTGCGCGGCGCCGATCCCGACCGCATGGACTGGCTGGACCGGCAATTATGGCAGGGCGACGGCTTCCTGCCGCACGGTCTGGCGGGCGGCCCGCACGACGCCCGCCAGCCCGTCCTGCTGACGCTGCAAGGGCAAGAGGCGGCGAATGCCCCCTCCTGCCTGATGGCGCTGCACGGGGTCGAGGTCGCGGCCCCAGAGGCCCTGCGCCTCGACCGCGTCTGCATCCTGTTCGACGGCGGCGACAGCACCGCCGTCGCCCGCGCGCGCGAACAGTGGAAGGCCCTGACCGCCGCCGGCGCGACGGCGCAATACTGGTCCGAGGAAGGCGGCAGCTGGCAGCGGAAACGCTGA
- a CDS encoding leucyl aminopeptidase encodes MTHPVEIDFTETATDRLAAHEGRVALIVSQNGRLPAGLPRGTRDAALRALESRAGKALKPGDTLELAFPAGMAAEALQLVVLPGGASVAEARKAGAAIGARLGKTHTLVLAGGHKRAGEVALGIALRGYDFSVYKTDSENGDDGAARDAGSDTPPQTVSRQGAAQDARLSDAQTPGPAGNGNGDAPVPDKARVTFMARDPQALARSAQDAAAVAEGVFFTRDLVNEPANVLTTTDFADRLKAMEEIGLTVEVLDEDALRDLGMRALLAVGQGSASPSKVVVMRWQGGDKDAAPLALCGKGVVFDSGGISIKPAAGMEEMTMDMGGAGVVAGVMRTLALRRAKANVVGVVGLVENMPDGAAQRPGDIVKSMKGDTIEVINTDAEGRLVLADVLWYAQTRFEPRAIIDLATLTGAVIIALGHENAGVFANDDRLADNILSAARAEGEGAWRLPLAPAYDKLIKSRLADMKNTGGRPAGSITAAQFLQRFIRKDQAWAHIDIAGVALPPSATELAPKGATGWGVMTLDRLVRDRFEEE; translated from the coding sequence ATGACCCATCCCGTCGAGATCGATTTCACCGAAACCGCCACCGACCGGCTGGCCGCGCATGAAGGCCGCGTCGCGCTGATCGTGTCGCAGAACGGCCGCCTGCCGGCGGGGCTGCCGCGCGGTACCCGCGATGCGGCCCTGCGCGCGCTGGAGTCCAGGGCGGGCAAGGCGCTGAAGCCCGGCGACACGCTGGAACTGGCCTTCCCCGCCGGCATGGCGGCCGAGGCGCTGCAACTGGTCGTCCTGCCCGGCGGCGCCAGCGTGGCCGAGGCGCGCAAGGCCGGCGCCGCCATCGGCGCAAGGCTGGGCAAGACCCATACGCTGGTTCTGGCCGGCGGGCACAAGCGCGCGGGCGAGGTGGCGTTGGGGATCGCGCTGCGCGGCTATGATTTCTCGGTCTATAAGACCGATTCCGAAAACGGCGACGACGGCGCGGCGCGCGATGCCGGATCGGACACGCCGCCGCAGACCGTCTCGCGGCAGGGCGCGGCGCAGGATGCGCGTCTGTCGGACGCCCAGACGCCCGGTCCGGCCGGCAACGGAAACGGCGACGCCCCGGTGCCCGACAAGGCGCGCGTGACCTTCATGGCCCGCGATCCGCAGGCGCTGGCCCGATCCGCGCAGGACGCCGCCGCCGTGGCCGAGGGCGTGTTCTTCACCCGCGATCTGGTCAACGAACCGGCCAACGTGCTGACCACCACCGATTTTGCCGACCGGCTGAAGGCGATGGAGGAGATCGGCCTGACGGTCGAGGTGCTGGACGAGGACGCGCTGCGCGATCTGGGGATGCGCGCGCTGCTGGCCGTGGGGCAGGGCAGCGCCAGCCCCTCGAAGGTCGTGGTGATGCGCTGGCAGGGCGGCGACAAGGATGCCGCGCCGCTGGCGCTGTGCGGCAAGGGGGTGGTGTTCGATTCGGGCGGCATCTCGATCAAGCCCGCCGCCGGGATGGAGGAGATGACGATGGACATGGGCGGCGCGGGCGTCGTCGCGGGCGTCATGCGCACACTGGCGCTGCGCCGCGCCAAGGCGAATGTCGTGGGCGTCGTCGGCCTGGTCGAGAACATGCCCGACGGCGCCGCGCAGCGCCCCGGCGACATCGTGAAATCCATGAAGGGCGACACGATCGAGGTGATCAACACCGACGCCGAGGGCCGGCTCGTGCTGGCCGACGTGCTGTGGTATGCGCAGACCCGGTTCGAACCGCGCGCGATCATCGACCTTGCCACGCTGACCGGCGCGGTCATCATCGCGCTTGGCCACGAAAACGCGGGCGTGTTCGCCAATGATGACCGGCTGGCCGACAACATCCTGTCCGCCGCCCGCGCCGAGGGCGAGGGCGCATGGCGGCTGCCGCTGGCCCCGGCCTATGACAAGCTGATCAAGTCTCGGCTGGCCGACATGAAGAACACCGGCGGCCGGCCGGCCGGCTCGATCACGGCGGCGCAGTTCCTGCAACGCTTCATCCGCAAGGATCAGGCATGGGCGCATATCGACATCGCCGGCGTCGCCCTGCCGCCCTCGGCGACCGAACTTGCGCCCAAGGGGGCGACCGGCTGGGGCGTGATGACGCTGGACCGGCTGGTGCGCGACCGGTTCGAAGAGGAATGA